A genomic region of Eucalyptus grandis isolate ANBG69807.140 chromosome 5, ASM1654582v1, whole genome shotgun sequence contains the following coding sequences:
- the LOC120285973 gene encoding S-locus-specific glycoprotein S13-like, with the protein MDIPCFSILYFISICMFALEVCKSVDVLSSSEPIRDGDTLVSVGEKFQLGFFSPGNSSYRFLAIWYHNIPEKTIVWVANGDNPVNDSSGVLKIGSEGKLVLVDQAERVSWSSNNKNTTSQSVVAQLLDSGNLVLKEFSENVSGNYLWQSFDHPSNTLLAGTKLGWDLRMGLDRHMTSWKSAEDPSTGDFTYGVDLGGIIPQLVIRNGRVKYFRTGPWNGIQFSGLRFSPNLIFIPKFVNNSQEVYYTFDNFNESTITRSVLNASGNHQRYLWNEETREWTMIYMLPHDECDVYGNCGPNSMCTISNPQICSCMIGYQPKSQAE; encoded by the coding sequence ATGGATattccttgtttttccatactgtatttcatttcaatttgtaTGTTTGCACTAGAAGTATGCAAGTCAGTCGATGTGTTGAGCTCATCTGAGCCAATTCGTGATGGTGATACTCTAGTGTCGGTAGGAGAAAAGTTTCAGCTAGGTTTCTTCAGCCCTGGAAACTCCAGCTACAGATTCCTCGCAATATGGTACCACAACATCCCAGAAAAGACCATTGTTTGGGTGGCAAATGGAGATAATCCGGTGAATGATTCGTCAGGGGTTCTGAAGATAGGTAGTGAAGGTAAACTAGTCCTTGTTGACCAAGCAGAAAGAGTCTCGTGGTCATCGAATAACAAGAATACTACTTCGCAAAGCGTAGTTGCTCAGCTCCTGGATTCTGGAAATCTAGTTTTGAAAGAGTTTAGTGAAAACGTCTCCGGAAACTATCTTTGGCAGAGTTTTGATCATCCCTCCAACACATTATTGGCGGGCACGAAGCTCGGGTGGGACCTGAGGATGGGTTTGGACCGGCACATGACATCCTGGAAGAGCGCAGAGGATCCCTCAACTGGAGACTTCACCTATGGTGTCGATCTCGGAGGAATAATTCCCCAACTAGTCATACGTAACGGACGTGTCAAATACTTTCGAACTGGGCCCTGGAATGGAATACAGTTCAGCGGGCTTCGGTTCTCTCCTAATTTGATATTCATCCCCAAGTTCGTCAACAATTCTCAAGAGGTCTACTACACGTTCGACAATTTCAATGAGTCCACCATCACTAGGTCGGTATTAAACGCTTCAGGGAATCACCAACGGTACCTGTGGAATGAGGAAACGCGGGAGTGGACCATGATTTATATGTTGCCGCATGATGAATGTGATGTCTACGGGAATTGCGGGCCCAATAGCATGTGCACGATCAGCAATCCTCAAATATGTAGCTGCATGATTGGTTATCAACCGAAGTCACAGGCAGAGTAG
- the LOC108959635 gene encoding G-type lectin S-receptor-like serine/threonine-protein kinase SD1-1, which translates to MAFVVLLVVLYFCIFRKMKKHAQGIAFDLQAKDENSLQLPIFDMVTILRATNNFCDSNKIGEGGFGPVYKGQLPNGQEIAVKRLSEDSRQGLNEFKNEVMLIAKLQHRNLVRLLGCCTEEERMLIYEYMPNGSLDSFIFGLI; encoded by the exons ATGGCATTTGTCGTGCTTTTGGTGGTGCTTTATTTCTGCATTTTTAGGAAGATGAAAAAACATGCTCAAG GGATCGCATTCGACCTTCAAGCTAAAGATGAGAATAGCTTACAGCTTCCGATCTTTGATATGGTCACCATTTTACGAGCAACTAACAACTTTTGTGATTCAAATAAGATAGGAGAAGGAGGTTTTGGCCCAGTATACAAG GGTCAGCTGCCAAATGGGCAAGAAATAGCAGTCAAGAGATTGTCAGAAGACTCTCGGCAAGGTCTCAATgaattcaagaatgaagtcATGTTGATCGCGAAGCTTCAGCACCGAAATCTTGTGAGGCTTCTGGGGTGTTGCACTGAAGAAGAGAGGATGCTAATCTACGAGTACATGCCTAATGGAAGCCTAGACTCTTtcatatttggtttgatttga
- the LOC104447405 gene encoding G-type lectin S-receptor-like serine/threonine-protein kinase At4g27290, translating into MEIPCFSILYFISICMFALEVCKSVDVLSSSEPIRDGDTLVSAGEKFQLGFFSPGNSSNRFLAIWYHNIPEKTIVWVANGDNPVNDSSGVLRISNEGKLVLVDQAERVLWSSNNMNTTSQSVVAQLLDSGNLVLKDDSENISGNYLWQSFDHPSNTLLAGMKLGWDLRMGLDRHMTSWKSAEDPSTGDFTYGVDLGEIIPELVIRKGRVKYFRSGPWNGIQFSRMPMVPNLLYFPKFVNNSQEVYYTFNQFNESPITSLVLNASGNLQRYLWGEKTQEWTMIYMLPYDTCDVYGNCGPNSMCTISNSPICSCMIGYQPKSQAEWDTFVWSSGCVSKNPFNCSKGEGFKRLKGVKMPDLLQFTMNTSMSLKECELECFKNCSCRAYANIDATGGGSGCLLWFGDLLDVRKLSVYANQDLYIRVSASDLDSVNSKWKEWVAVATSVAFLVLLVVLYFCIIWKRKKHAQGITFDLPAEDENSLQLLIFDRVTILRATDSFCDSNKLGEGGFGPVYKGQLPNGQEIAIKRLSEDSRQGLNEFKNEVMLIAKLQHRNLVKLMGCCIEEERMLIYEYMPNGSLDSFIFGKTRENSLVWRTRFDIIVGIARGLLYLHQDSRLRIIHRDLKASNVLLNNEMNPKISDFGMARVFGGDLSLVKTKRIVGTYGYMAPEYAIDGLFSTRSDIFSFGVVLLEIISGKRNREFNHPDHCFNLLGHAWMLWLERKASDFIDPQLPNSFDLSEVVKCIHVGLLCVQRHPDDRPNMSTVLLMLDSESASLPQPKQPGFYIERSSENTKVEMSGRDCNSNEITITLLEGR; encoded by the exons ATggaaattccctgtttttccatactgtatttcatttcaatttgtaTGTTTGCACTAGAAGTATGCAAGTCAGTTGATGTGTTGAGCTCATCTGAGCCAATTCGTGATGGTGATACTCTAGTGTCGGCAGGAGAAAAGTTTCAGCTAGGTTTCTTCAGCCCTGGAAACTCCAGCAACAGATTCCTCGCAATATGGTACCACAACATCCCAGAAAAGACCATTGTTTGGGTGGCAAATGGAGATAATCCGGTGAATGATTCATCAGGGGTTCTGAGGATAAGTAATGAAGGTAAACTAGTCCTTGTCGACCAAGCAGAAAGAGTCTTGTGGTCGTCGAATAACATGAATACTACTTCGCAAAGCGTAGTTGCTCAGCTTCTGGATTCTGGAAATCTAGTTTTGAAAGATGACAGTGAAAATATCTCCGGAAACTATCTTTGGCAGAGTTTTGATCATCCCTCCAACACATTATTGGCGGGCATGAAGCTCGGGTGGGACCTGAGGATGGGTTTGGACCGGCACATGACATCCTGGAAGAGCGCAGAGGATCCCTCAACTGGAGACTTCACCTATGGTGTCGATCTTGGAGAAATAATTCCCGAACTAGTCATACGTAAGGGACGTGTCAAATACTTCCGAAGTGGGCCTTGGAATGGAATACAGTTCAGTAGGATGCCGATGGTTCCTAATTTGTTATACTTCCCCAAGTTCGTCAACAATTCTCAAGAGGTCTACTACACGTTCAACCAATTCAATGAATCCCCCATCACGAGTTTGGTGTTAAACGCTTCAGGGAACTTACAACGGTACCTGTGGGGCGAGAAAACGCAGGAGTGGACCATGATTTATATGTTGCCATATGATACCTGTGATGTCTATGGGAATTGCGGACCCAATAGCATGTGCACGATCAGCAATTCTCCAATATGTAGCTGCATGATTGGTTATCAACCGAAGTCACAGGCAGAGTGGGATACATTTGTGTGGAGTAGTGGGTGTGTCAGTAAGAACccatttaattgttctaaaggAGAAGGGTTTAAGAGGCTCAAAGGTGTGAAAATGCCTGATTTGTTGCAGTTCACGATGAACACGAGCATGAGCCTTAAGGAATGTGAATTAGAGTGCTTCAAGAACTGTTCATGCAGGGCCTACGCGAACATAGATGCCACTGGAGGTGGAAGTGGCTGtctcctatggtttggagatcTTCTTGACGTCAGAAAACTCAGCGTATATGCAAATCAAGATCTTTACATTCGCGTTTCAGCCTCAGACCTTG ATTCAGTGAACTCCAAGTGGAAAGAATGGGTGGCAGTGGCAACTTCCGTGGCATTTCTCGTGCTTTTGGTGGTGCTTTATTTCTGCATTatttggaagaggaaaaaacatgCTCAAG GGATAACATTCGACCTTCCAGCTGAAGATGAGAATAGCTTACAGCTTCTGATCTTTGATAGGGTCACCATTTTACGGGCAACTGACAGCTTTTGTGATTCAAATAAGTTAGGAGAAGGTGGTTTTGGCCCCGTATACAAG GGTCAGCTGCCAAATGGGCAAGAAATAGCAATCAAGAGATTGTCAGAAGACTCTCGGCAGGGTCTCAATGAATTCAAGAATGAGGTCATGTTGATCGCGAAGCTTCAGCACCGAAATCTTGTGAAGCTTATGGGGTGTTGCATCGAAGAAGAGAGGATGCTAATCTACGAGTACATGCCTAATGGAAGCCTAGACTCTTtcatatttg gtaaaacaagagaaaattctCTAGTATGGAGAACGAGATTCGACATAATCGTAGGAATTGCGAGGGGCCTTCTTTATCTCCATCAAGATTCGAGATTGAGAATCATACATAGGGATCTCAAAGCAAGCAATGTGTTACTCAACAATGAGATGAACcctaaaatttcagattttggcatggcTAGAGTCTTTGGTGGAGATCTATCTCTAGTGAAAACTAAGAGGATAGTCGGCACTTA TGGTTACATGGCGCCAGAATACGCAATAGATGGGCTTTTCTCAACAAGATCAGACATTTTTAGCTTTGGAGTAGTGTTGCTGGAGATAATAAGTGGAAAGAGGAATAGAGAGTTCAATCATCCAGACCATTGCTTCAATCTTCTTGGACAT gcTTGGATGTTGTGGCTTGAAAGGAAGGCGAGCGACTTCATAGATCCACAACTTCCGAATTCTTTCGATCTGTCAGAAGTCGTAAAATGCATACACGTCGGGCTATTATGCGTGCAACGGCATCCTGACGATAGACCAAATATGTCGACTGTGCTTCTGATGTTGGATAGTGAGAGCGCTTCGCTACCACAGCCCAAGCAGCCCGGTTTCTACATTGAGAGGAGCTCTGAAAACACAAAAGTTGAAATGAGTGGAAGAGATTGTAACTCAAATGAGATTACCATAACATTATTAGAAGGTAGATAG